In Silene latifolia isolate original U9 population chromosome X, ASM4854445v1, whole genome shotgun sequence, the following proteins share a genomic window:
- the LOC141619045 gene encoding fatty acid hydroperoxide lyase, chloroplastic yields the protein MMVQMLSITAKMPTPTSTTLNPTPPVPANRPLKTLPGSYGWPLIGPLSDRLNYTWFQGQEKFFRSRMEKHNSSVFRTNVPPCFPFFIGVNPNVIAVLDCQSFSHMFDMDIIEKKDVLVGDFMPSVKFTGNMRVCAYLDPTEEHHTKIKGFAMDILKKSSGIWVSSLISSLDTMWTTIDGSLSKDGTASLFTPLQKCLFNFLCKSIVGADPANYSPEMSESGHIMLDKWLGVQLLPTVNIGLFQPLEEIFLHSFSYPFFLVKGDYNKLANFVAKEGKEMVRHGQTEFGLSEQEAIHNLIFILGFNAFGGFSVFFPTLFSILAKNDGGVQEILKKEVKEKCTSSTLLSFSAVKDMPYVQSFVYEALRLNPPVPLQYGRARKDFVLGSHESSFEVKKGELLCGFQKLVMRDPNVFDDPESFVSDRFVGEKGLKLLDYLYWSNGPQSSNPHISNKQCAAKDYVAHTACLFVAYFFLRYDSVKVDSSGNIIGLEKAG from the exons ATGATGGTCCAAATGCTTAGCATCACAGCCAAAATGCCAACACCAACTTCCACCACCTTAAACCCTACACCACCAGTTCCCGCTAATCGACCGCTAAAGACGCTCCCGGGAAGTTACGGGTGGCCGTTGATAGGACCGTTATCGGACCGGCTAAACTATACTTGGTTCCAAGGACAAGAGAAGTTCTTTAGGTCAAGGATGGAAAAACACAATAGTAGTGTTTTTAGGACAAATGTTCCTCCTTGTTTTCCGTTTTTCATCGGTGTTAATCCGAATGTGATCGCGGTCCTTGATTGTCAATCCTTTTCTCATATGTTTGATATGGATATTATTGAGAAGAAGGATGTTCTTGTTGGTGATTTCATGCCTAGTGTTAAGTTCACTGGAAATATGAGGGTTTGTGCTTATTTAGATCCTACCGAGGAACATCATACTAAG ATCAAAGGCTTTGCAATGGACATACTAAAGAAAAGTTCAGGCATATGGGTGTCCTCCCTAATATCAAGTTTAGACACAATGTGGACTACAATTGATGGGTCACTCTCTAAAGATGGTACAGCTAGCTTATTTACTCCCCTACAAAAATGCCTCTTCAATTTCCTATGCAAAAGCATAGTCGGAGCCGATCCGGCTAATTATTCACCCGAAATGAGCGAATCGGGTCATATTATGCTTGATAAATGGCTTGGCGTTCAACTCTTGCCTACGGTTAACATAGGTTTATTTCAACCCTTAGAAGAAATTTTCCTTCATTCTTTTTCGTACCCATTTTTCCTAGTTAAAGGGGATTATAATAAACTCGCGAATTTTGTCGCGAAAGAAGGAAAGGAAATGGTACGCCATGGTCAAACCGAATTTGGGCTTAGTGAACAAGAAGcgatacataatttaatttttattttaggaTTTAATGCATTTGGGGGATTTTCGGTATTTTTCCCGACATTATTTAGCATTTTGGCTAAAAATGACGGCGGGGTACAGGAGATATTAAAGAAAGAAGTGAAGGAAAAATGTACGTCTAGTACATTATTAAGTTTTAGTGCGGTGAAAGACATGCCATATGTTCAATCATTTGTGTACGAAGCACTTCGCCTGAACCCGCCTGTACCATTACAGTACGGGCGGGCTAGGAAAGATTTCGTGTTAGGGTCACACGAGTCGAGTTTTGAGGTGAAAAAGGGTGAATTGCTTTGTGGGTTTCAAAAACTTGTGATGAGAGACCCGAATGTGTTTGATGATCCGGAAAGTTTTGTATCGGATCGGTTTGTGGGCGAAAAGGGTCTTAAATTGTTGGATTATTTGTATTGGTCAAATGGGCCACAAAGTAGTAATCCTCATATATCAAATAAGCAATGTGCAGCTAAGGATTATGTTGCTCATACTGCTTGCTTGTTTGTGGCCTATTTTTTCTTAAGGTATGATTCTGTAAAGGTTGATTCTTCAGGCAATATTATTGGGCTTGAAAAAGCCGGGTGA
- the LOC141619048 gene encoding uncharacterized protein LOC141619048: protein MSKEEFLKIQTCVLKVNIHCDGCKHKVKKILQKIDGVYKTNIEAETGKVTVSGNVDSTTLIKKLNKSGKHAELWAAPKSANNNNNNNNNNNNNNNNNNNNPVKAKADFGKPNNNNQNPNPPKGGGGGGGGGGGGPQQVSQQQLQQMQQIQQLQQQMKGVGMGGPQFPGMKMMPPPPQQKPPQLPGKGVKFEDEDEEFDDEDYDSEFDDEDEDDEDYDDDEEEFDDLPPNKMKPVSMGGGGGGGGGGGPGPGPAMMNPHLMNAIAQAKAAAAANGGGNNGMNGMKAAAAGGGGGGGGVGNVPVMVNDGKNGNGGKKGGNGGAAAAGGGGGGNNGGGGKNGGKQGGGGGPMPVNGKNGNNNGQQHGGGGGGGGGGGNMMMMMNGGGGKKGGDGGGGGGGLLPHHGMMGGGNGINHNAMGGGTMSMPMPSHIHGGGGGAPNMGQMPPMTQVASMQMGPMGSISAVQGLPTGGGPGPFHNGPPPGMMAAHGNPQQQYMAQMMMDQQRANGNDRFQPMMYAPPPPPMHYMSPYPPPPPADPYANYFSEENASSSCNVM, encoded by the exons ATGAGCAAAGAAGAGTTCTTGAAAATTCAG ACTTGTGTTCTTAAAGTTAATATACATTGTGATGGTTGCAAACATAAAGTCAAGAAAATTCTTCAGAAAATTGATG GAGTGTATAAGACAAACATAGAAGCAGAAACAGGAAAAGTAACGGTTTCTGGGAATGTAGACTCAACAACATTGATCAAGAAACTTAATAAATCTGGTAAACATGCCGAACTTTGGGCCGCCCCAAAATCcgctaataataataacaacaataacaataacaataataataataataataataataataataacccgGTTAAGGCGAAAGCTGATTTTGGGAAGCCCAATAATAACAACCAAAACCCAAACCCGCCAAAAGGTGgtggaggcggaggaggaggaggaggaggtgggCCCCAGCAAGTGAGTCAGCAACAACTACAACAAATGCAACAAATTCAACAGTTGCAGCAACAGATGAAAGGTGTTGGTATGGGGGGCCCACAGTTTCCGGGAATGAAAATGATGCCACCACCGCCGCAACAGAAACCGCCGCAATTACCCGGGAAGGGTGTGAAGTTTGAGGATGAGGATGAAGAGTTTGATGACGAGGATTATGATAGTGAGTTTGATGACGAGGATGAAGATGACGaggattatgatgatgatgaggaggagtttgatgatttgcCTCCTAATAAAATGAAGCCTGTTAGTATGggcggtggcggcggtggtggtggcggtggtggtccTGGTCCTGGTCCGGCGATGATGAATCCTCATCTTATGAATGCCATTGCTCAGGCTAAGGCCGCTGCCGCCGCTAATGGTGGCGGTAATAATGGAATGAATGGAATGAAAGCCGCCGCCGCCGGCGGCGGCGGCGGAGGTGGTGGTGTTGGTAATGTTCCGGTTATGGTGAATGATGGTAAAAATGGTAATGGTGGTAAAAAAGGAGGGAATGGAGGAGCTGCCGCCGccggcggcggcggtggtggtaaTAATGGCGGTGGTGGTAAAAATGGAGGGAAacaaggtggtggtggtgggccCATGCCTGTTAATGGTAAAAATGGGAATAATAATGGCCAGCAACAtggcggtggcggtggcggtggtggtggtggtggaaatatgatgatgatgatgaatggtGGTGGTGGTAAAAAAGGCGgtgacggtggtggtggtggaggaggaTTACTTCCTCATCATGGGATGATGGGAGGTGGAAATGGTATCAATCATAATGCCATGGGTGGTGGGACCATGTCAATGCCCATGCCATCTCATATAcatggaggtggaggtggtgcACCCAATATGGGTCAAATGCCACCAATGACTCAAGTGGCAAGTATGCAAATGGGTCCAATGGGTTCAATTTCGGCGGTCCAAGGACTTCCAACCGGTGGTGGTCCTGGACCGTTTCATAATGGGCCGCCTCCTGGGATGATGGCGGCCCATGGGAACCCGCAACAACAATATATGGCACAAATGATGATGGACCAACAACGGGCTAACGGTAATGACCGGTTTCAACCCATGATGTATGCCCCGCCCCCTCCGCCGATGCATTATATGTCTCCCTACCCGCCCCCGCCTCCGGCCGACCCGTATGCAAACTACTTCAGTGAAGAAAATGCTTCATCAAGTTGTAATGTAATGTGA
- the LOC141619052 gene encoding uncharacterized protein LOC141619052, producing MNQGDVLIESYVVVHNIAKRHNVGTLARSATAFGVSELILVGRRDFNTFGSHGTTSHVRFRHFHSLKDAHTYLKEKDCDICGVEITENAMPVNQHPFKRSTAFLLGNEGTGLSTKECEICDFFVYIPQYGCGTASLNVTVAASIVLHHFGVWAGFSERTRDGNKFIVAERPARQTRRSFCAESDDTVLEERRLKRENAANGFFDEGSDTDAPANLLDTLYDNADNNGTESKISDEICINSC from the exons ATGAATCAAGGAGATGTGTTGATAGAAAGCTATGTCGTGGTACACAATATAGCCAAGCGCCATAATGTGGGAACATTAGCACGGAGTGCCACTGCCTTTGGGGTATCAGAACTGATACTGGTTGGTCGCCGTGACTTTAATACCTTTGGAAGCCATGGGACCACTTCCCATGTTCGCTTCCGCCATTTCCACTCTCTCAAGGACGCTCATACCTACCTCAAG GAGAAAGACTGTGATATATGTGGTGTAGAAATTACGGAAAATGCTATGCCCGTTAATCAACATCCCTTTAAGAGAAGCACTGCTTTTTTACTTGGCAATGAG GGAACAGGTCTCTCCACCAAGGAATGTGAGATTTGTGACTTCTTTGTGTATATTCCACAATATGGGTGTGGGACTGCTTCATTGAATGTTACTGTTGCAGCTTCTATTGTCCTTCATCATTTCGGTG TTTGGGCAGGGTTTTCTGAGAGGACCCGTGATGGGAACAAATTTATCGTGGCAGAAAGACCAGCTAGACAAACTAGGCGGAGTTTTTGTGCTGAATCAGATGATACTGTCTTAGAGGAACGGCGATTGAAAAGGGAAAATGCTGCTAACGGATTTTTCGATGAAGGTAGTGATACTGACGCGCCTGCCAACCTTCTGGACACATTATATGACAACGCAGACAACAATGGCACGGAAAGTAAGATATCAGACGAAATTTGCATAAACAGTTGCTGA
- the LOC141619051 gene encoding uncharacterized protein LOC141619051: MESTKVHSILCKKQACQIFYYLKKKIRKIYSRMRFLIQSRAKPRVAIRRLLRFSTKGLHKEIFRMRKFEAGYNGRSCVKPIRVASFNAALFAGAPVVPNSQFCFESVAYEPNSFPKSILKNSPLRPATINSEQNTKSRLRVSINLPENEISLSQSRRLSSWIPVRSPLLMTGAYGQDGLRLGPQTILDVLKEVDADIFALQDVKAEEGREMQPLSSLADALGMKFVFAESWAPEYGNAILSKWPIKRWTVQKIFEDDDFRNVLKVTIDVPWSGEIDVYCTQLDNLDENWRMKQMKAIIQSSERPHILVGCLNSLDRSDYALGRWIDIIKYFEDIGKPKPKDEVMKFLKSRGYGDAVDCAGECEPVVIATKGQNVQGTCKYGTRVDYILSSPDSSYKFIPGSYTVVSSKGTSDHHIVKVDLIKNDNKSSWKNITGGYFSSKQKVVRLGSPVSSRGLWSMER; encoded by the exons ATGGAGTCGACAAAAGTTCACAGCATTTTATGCAAGAAACAAGCATGCCAGATTTTCTACTACCTGAAGAAGAAAATCAGGAAAATTTACTCTCGGATGAGGTTTTTGATTCAGTCGCGTGCTAAGCCAAGAGTTGCAATCAGGAGGCTCCTGAGATTCAGTACAAAGGGTTTACACAAGGAAATATTTCGGATGAGAAAGTTTGAAGCCGGTTACAATGGTAGATCATGTGTGAAACCAATCAGAGTCGCCTCGTTTAATGCTGCCTTGTTTGCAG GAGCTCCTGTTGTTCCAAACTCACAGTTCTGTTTCGAGTCTGTAGCTTATGAACCAAACAGTTTCCCGAAAAGTATACTAAAGAATTCCCCTTTACGCCCTGCAACGATTAACTCAGAGCAAAACACAAAGTCAAGACTGAGAGTTTCAATCAATTTACCTGAAAACGAGATATCATTATCACAAAGTAGACGGCTCAGCTCGTGGATCCCAGTAAGGTCGCCATTGTTGATGACAGGGGCGTATGGTCAGGATGGTCTGAGGCTCGGACCTCAGACCATCCTGGATGTGCTGAAAGAGGTGGATGCTGATATATTTGCTCTGCAAGATGTAAAGGCTGAAGAAGGCAGGGAAATGCAGCCTTTGTCGAGTTTGGCTGATGCTCTTGGAATGAAGTTTGTGTTTGCTGAGAGTTGGGCTCCCGAATATGGTAACGCTATTTTGTCGAAGTGGCCTATCAAGAGGTGGACTGTTCAGAAAATCTTCGAAGATGACGATTTCAG GAATGTACTGAAGGTCACAATAGATGTGCCATGGAGTGGGGAAATTGATGTTTACTGCACGCAACTCGACAATTTGGACGAGAATTGGAGAATGAAGCAGATGAAAGCGATAATTCAATCGAGTGAGCGTCCCCATATCTTGGTAGGATGTTTGAACTCACTTGATAGATCAGATTATGCTTTAGGAAGATGGATAGATATAATCAAG TACTTTGAAGATATCGGAAAGCCGAAGCCAAAAGATGAGGTGATGAAATTCTTGAAGTCAAGAGGCTATGGAGATGCTGTAGACTGCGCCGGAGAATGTGAACCTGTGGTTATCGCTACCAAAGGACAGA ATGTGCAAGGGACTTGCAAATATGGAACTCGAGTGGATTACATATTGTCGTCTCCAGACTCGTCTTATAAATTCATTCCAGGGTCGTACACTGTGGTCTCGTCTAAGGGAACGTCGGACCACCATATAGTCAAGGTTGACTTGATAAAAAATGACAACAAAAGTTCTTGGAAGAACATAACTGGAGGATACTTTAGTTCAAAGCAAAAGGTTGTTCGACTAGGTAGTCCAGTTTCTTCAAGAGGGTTATGGTCTATGGAACGATAA
- the LOC141619053 gene encoding transcription factor MUTE, producing the protein MSHIKVERNRRRQMNDHLKVLRSLTPSFYIKKGDQASIIGGVVEFIKELHQVLQSLESQKRRKSLSLSPSPSPIQPSPRQLANANIITNHPFEFDGSKEMVACCNSPLADVEAKISGSNVVLRVISKRNRGQLLKIVGALEKLSFEIIHLNISSMDDTVLYYFVVKIGLECELSMEDLAAEIQLCFCTSAQPSLES; encoded by the exons ATGTCGCACATCAAAGTTGAGAGGAACAGAAGAAGGCAAATGAATGATCATCTTAAGGTTTTACGTTCCTTAACACCTTCCTTCTACATCAAGAAG GGAGACCAAGCATCAATCATAGGTGGAGTAGTAGAGTTCATAAAGGAGTTGCACCAAGTTCTACAATCACTAGAATCACAAAAGAGAAGGAAAAGCCTAAGCCTAAGTCCAAGCCCTAGCCCGATTCAGCCGAGCCCGCGTCAACTAGCTAATGCCAATATTATCACAAACCACCCCTTTGAGTTTGATGGGTCTAAGGAGATGGTAGCATGCTGTAATTCTCCGCTGGCTGATGTCGAGGCGAAGATTTCGGGATCAAATGTTGTGTTAAGGGTAATATCAAAGAGAAATCGTGGACAACTACTTAAGATAGTTGGTGCTTTGGAGAAGCTTTCTTTTGAGATCATTCACTTGAATATTAGCAGCATGGATGATACTGTTCTTTACTATTTTGTTGTCAAG ATAGGGCTGGAATGTGAGCTGAGCATGGAGGACCTTGCAGCAGAGATTCAACTATGCTTCTGCACAAGTGCACAACCGAGTCTTGAGAGCTAG
- the LOC141619054 gene encoding dual specificity protein phosphatase 1-like isoform X2 produces the protein MDHFEGRYKERIQALLRAYNAARYVQDDDEPCQIEEGLFLGSLGAANNKSGLKRLNVTHVLTVAASLAPPHPSDFTYKVIEVADREETNLAQYFDECIDFIDEAKRSGGGVLVHCFVGRSRSVTVILAYLLKKRGMMLSEALQHVRRKRPQASPNAGFIKQLQNYEQSLRAKESPN, from the exons ATGGATCACTTTGAGGGAAGGTACAAGGAAAGAATTCAAGCTCTTTTGAGGGCTTATAATGCTGCAAGGTATGTGCAAGATGACGATGAACCGTGCCAAATTGAAGAG GGTCTGTTTCTGGGGTCTCTTGGTGCTGCTAACAATAAGTCTGGTTTGAAACGTTTGAATGTTACTCACGTCTTGACTGTAGCTGCTTCATTGGCGCCTCCTCATCCAAGTGATTTCACATATAAAGTCATTGAAG TTGCGGACAGAGAAGAAACCAATCTAGCTCAATACTTTGATGAATGTATTGATTTCATTGACGAAGCTAAAAGATCAGGCGGTGGAGTACTGGTCCATTGCTTTGTGGGGAGATCTAGAAG TGTAACTGTGATACTTGCTTATCTCTTAAAAAAACGAGGCATGATGCTTTCTGAAGCTCTTCAACATGTGAGAAGAAAAAGACCTCAAGCATCACCTAATGCTGGCTTCATAAAACAGCTCCAAAATTACGAGCAATCACTTCGAG ccAAGGAATCTCCCAACTGA
- the LOC141619054 gene encoding dual specificity protein phosphatase 1-like isoform X1, with translation MDHFEGRYKERIQALLRAYNAARYVQDDDEPCQIEEGLFLGSLGAANNKSGLKRLNVTHVLTVAASLAPPHPSDFTYKVIEVADREETNLAQYFDECIDFIDEAKRSGGGVLVHCFVGRSRSVTVILAYLLKKRGMMLSEALQHVRRKRPQASPNAGFIKQLQNYEQSLRGDNKPSQVEDEFDLLGFVAPK, from the exons ATGGATCACTTTGAGGGAAGGTACAAGGAAAGAATTCAAGCTCTTTTGAGGGCTTATAATGCTGCAAGGTATGTGCAAGATGACGATGAACCGTGCCAAATTGAAGAG GGTCTGTTTCTGGGGTCTCTTGGTGCTGCTAACAATAAGTCTGGTTTGAAACGTTTGAATGTTACTCACGTCTTGACTGTAGCTGCTTCATTGGCGCCTCCTCATCCAAGTGATTTCACATATAAAGTCATTGAAG TTGCGGACAGAGAAGAAACCAATCTAGCTCAATACTTTGATGAATGTATTGATTTCATTGACGAAGCTAAAAGATCAGGCGGTGGAGTACTGGTCCATTGCTTTGTGGGGAGATCTAGAAG TGTAACTGTGATACTTGCTTATCTCTTAAAAAAACGAGGCATGATGCTTTCTGAAGCTCTTCAACATGTGAGAAGAAAAAGACCTCAAGCATCACCTAATGCTGGCTTCATAAAACAGCTCCAAAATTACGAGCAATCACTTCGAGGTGATAATAAGCCGAGTCAAGTCGAGGACGAGTTTGACCTTCTTGGATTTGTTGCTCCAAAATAA